ATTTGCCAACCGAGGAGCAAGAACGCTTTGTTGGCGAGGCTTCGAAAGTGGCCATGCAATTGTTGCCACCCGATGCGCCACGTGGCTATTTGCTGACTCCCCGCCGTTTCATCACCATGCAAACCATGCTCGAAACCTTGTTGGAAAGTGAAGGCATTACCAAAGAGGTCATGCAAGCGCAACGCCAACGGGTCGAGTTGCTAAGCCAATTGGCCGAAGCACTCGAAGCTGATCGAGCCGAGAATTTACTCGATTCAGATCAAGGTAAATTGGCTCAAGTGGTGGCTGACAACAAGGCTGCACTTGATGGCGAGTTTTTCCTCACGCTCAATTCCTATATCGAAGCTGCCTTGCAACAAGGCCGCGAAGATAGCGCCGAAATGATCGGCGAGTTGAGCCAACGAGTGATGCAGTTGAGTGGCTTTGATCCAGTGGCTGCCGGTTTGCAAGAGCCAGCCGTCGAAGATGTGGTTGCCGCTTTGCGCGATGCCGATGATGCCAGCCTCGAAGATGTGATTAGCAATTATCGACCGTTGATCGATGATGAAACCTTCGAAGCTTGGGATGCCCAAATTGCTGCCTTGCCCGAAGCAGAACAAGCTGCGGCTCAAGCGCGACGCGACCATATTTACTCAACGTTGGAGCGTATGGATGCTGAAGCCCAAGCTATTTTTGAAAAAGCTAATGGCTTGTTGCGCGATGCTTTGCAAGCTGAAGATCCACGGGCTTTGTTAGTTGAGCGCCATAAAGAGTTAAGCGAAGCCTTTTTCGTGGTAATCGATGCCAACTTGAATGCAGCGATGCGTACCAATCAGCAAATTATTGCCGAGCAATTGATGCTGTTGCGCCAAACTGCTGCCGAAGTGTTGCAAGAGGCCATGACTCCCCAAGAACGCTTGATCAATCAATTGTTGAGCGCTGAAACTGCTGGCGATGCTACCAAGTTGCTGCGCAAAAATATGGCTTTGGTCAACGGTGATTTTGTTAAGGAAGTCAACGAATTGGCCGAGCAAATGGAAAAAGCTGGGCGTAAGGAAGTCGTCGAGCGGCTCCGCCAGGTTGCCCGCGAATCGGCGAGTCTCCTATTTTAAAGGATGAAGGATGAGGGATAAATTATGAATAGATTGATCCCTCATCCTTCAATTTTCCAAATAAAAATGGCGTATCTTGGGAATTTTTGATGTTGTGATGCTGGTTTTCATCCCTCATCCCTCATCCTTCATCCTTCTATGAAAGCTTTACTACGTTCGACAATGGTTCGAGGGTTGGCGCTGGCATTGGCTGGTTTTATCCGTTCAGCGCCAGCCCAACCTCAACGAATTTTGGTGATCAAGCCTGATCATTTGGGCGATGTGTTGTTGTTGACCCCAGCCTTACGAGCCTTGCGCCAAAACCAACCGCAAGCCCAGATCAGCGTTTTGGTTGGTTCATGGGCTACCCGCCTCTTGGCCGATAATCCTGATCTTGATGCGATTGAAACCTGTGAGTTTCCTGGCTTTGTGCGTGGTGCGCAGCCCTCGGCCTTGGCTCCTTATCGCTTGCTTTGGCGCGAAGCTGCCCGTTTACGCAGCATGAATTTTGATACAGCCTTGCTTGCCCGTGATGACCACTGGTGGGGCGGCTTGTTGGCGCTTGGAGCTGGCTGTGGCCGCCGAATTGGTTTTGCCCATCCCTTGGTT
The DNA window shown above is from Chloroflexota bacterium and carries:
- a CDS encoding CpXC domain-containing protein; this encodes MTNPPQGLEETTQGGPQRPVVPPQRVQIRCQNCQTPFVVALWTYVDVGVQPELKGAMLSGQLNVAVCPSCGAGGMLASPLIYHDPEKKFFWTLFPQELNLPTEEQERFVGEASKVAMQLLPPDAPRGYLLTPRRFITMQTMLETLLESEGITKEVMQAQRQRVELLSQLAEALEADRAENLLDSDQGKLAQVVADNKAALDGEFFLTLNSYIEAALQQGREDSAEMIGELSQRVMQLSGFDPVAAGLQEPAVEDVVAALRDADDASLEDVISNYRPLIDDETFEAWDAQIAALPEAEQAAAQARRDHIYSTLERMDAEAQAIFEKANGLLRDALQAEDPRALLVERHKELSEAFFVVIDANLNAAMRTNQQIIAEQLMLLRQTAAEVLQEAMTPQERLINQLLSAETAGDATKLLRKNMALVNGDFVKEVNELAEQMEKAGRKEVVERLRQVARESASLLF